A DNA window from Aphelocoma coerulescens isolate FSJ_1873_10779 chromosome 7, UR_Acoe_1.0, whole genome shotgun sequence contains the following coding sequences:
- the LOC138113334 gene encoding maestro heat-like repeat-containing protein family member 7, which yields MEQRPPTMPKLAWVEEDEEGPGAVPEQQLEEVEQFQLPQEDPAVDRTQEHNPARGRFRRTAQMVCKFIKSIREKETSVTGTGVIPYSEVFKHEASAALLDLLVEQGVSSPEQVPAMVRYIHRWLMANEPAEHRLDNTLLELTEAQPADVVMTLLRVAPSCDRAAATMWMTIMSSPRTAELAQLLLLDVLGNWPEHSMRTSDGDNTDVFALAATVVMWKILQMPCVPHVLILFFPRLFAYLLFQVYFSTLDTPEEVNTFWKGCQEEHGLATNPSRFAVRTLKALLCLLQCEHVVMAMERKCGWDTLLCADTHHYAMGLLAREMRRASLHLCKSILCCLLEMLSKEMPYWDFPALAFLVEVLECLDLSECSDSIMDVVTRHLKSERREMRRLALRVLLLLRDDPSMAERMWSLNKSLVVLLRDSDNDVVRMTIVLLSYFFLDKDAPIPSPIALQLAEALLPLFDHDDSQVQLLSMFVFRTLMSFVIEKEPLKTQVCQSLLPLFFHCHDENQHVAEASWETLLCAVQFLKRRDLENLVKKEKLWKFAECLLAEDRSRAADHLSLALPYLENPQESLRDAAVRFMEIAGRSMRGQHKELQLMCKALEQLTEDISPAVSNLALQTLYALRSLETSRYSVFRRLQDQLRRAWKTRPRLSSLGRLRFWSSARADLGGSACWGHLS from the exons ATGGAGCAGAGACCCCCAACCATGCCCAAGCTGGCCTGggtggaggaggatgaagaaggccctggagctgtcccagaaCAGCAGCTAGAAGAGGTGGAGCAGTTCCAGCTGCCACAGGAGG ACCCAGCCGTGGACCGGACACAAGAGCACAACCCCGCCCGTGGCCGCTTCCGCAGAACAGCGCAG ATGGTTTGCAAATTCATCAAGAGCATTCGGGAGAAAGAGACCAGTGTCACGGGCACTGGGGTCATACCATACTCAGAGGTCTTCAAACACGAGGCCAGTGCCGCCCTGCTGGATTTGCTTGTGGAGCAGGGTGTTTCCAGTCCAGAACAA GTGCCTGCCATGGTGAGGTACATCCACCGATGGCTCATGGCCAATGAGCCTGCTGAGCACAGGCTGGACAATACCCTGCTGGAGCTGACAGAGGCACAGCCAGCTGATGTAGTCATGACTCTCCTGCGTGTGGCCCCATCGTGTGACAG agctgctgcgaCCATGTGGATGACAATCATGTCCTCGCCCAGGACTGCGGAGCTggcgcagctgctgctcctcgaTGTGCTGGGGAACTGGCCAGAGCACAGCATGCGCACCTCCGATGGCGACAACACAGATGTCTTTGCCCTGGCT GCAACTGTGGTGATGTGGAAGATCCTCCAGATGCCCTGTGTCCCACACGTACTGATATTATTTTTCCCCCGCCTCTTTGCGTATCTCCTCTTCCAAGTGTACTTCAGCACACTGGATACGCCAGAGGAGGTCAATACCTTCTGGAAGGGATGCCAGGAGGAACACGGCCTTGCCACCAACCCCAGCAG GTTTGCAGTGCGGACCCTGAAGGCCCTGCTCTgccttctccagtgtgagcacgTGGTGATGGCAATGGAGCGCAAGTGTGGCTGGGACACGCTGCTCTGTGCCGACACCCACCACTATGCCATGGGTCTGCTGGCCAG GGAGATGAGACGAGCATCGCTGCACTTGTGTAAAAGCATCTTATGCTGTCTCCTTGAGATGCTCAGCAAAGAGATGCCATACTGGGATTTCCCCGCCCTGGCGTTCCTTGTGGAG GTCCTGGAGTGCCTGGACCTGAGTGAATGCAGTGACAGCATAATGGATGTCGTAACAAGACACCTGAAGAGCGAGCGCAGGGAGATGCGTCGCCTGGCACTCAGGgtcctcctcctgctcagggATGATCCCTCAATG GCCGAAAGAATGTGGAGCCTGAATAAAAGCCTTGTGGTGCTCCTGCGGGATAGTGACAACGACGTGGTTAGGATGACCATCGTTCTCCTGAGTTATTTCTTCCTGGACAAGGATGCCCCGATACCGAGCCCCATCGCCCTGCAGCTGGCTGAGGCCCTCCTGCCACTCTTTGACCAC GATGACAGCCAGGTGCAGCTGCTCTCCATGTTTGTCTTCAGAACACTGATGTCTTTTGTCATAGAAAAAGAGCCCCTGAAAACACAAGTGTGCCAAAGCCTGCTCCCactcttcttccactgccaCGATGAGAACCAGCACGTGGCAGAG GCTTCTTGGGAAACGCTGCTTTGTGCGGTCCAGTTTCTGAAGAGGAGAGATCTCGAAAACCTGGTGAAGAAGGAGAAGCTGTGGAAGTTTGCTGAGTGCCTG ctggcagaggacaggagccGAGCGGCCGATCACCTGAGCCTGGCCCTGCCGTACCTGGAGAACCCGCAGGAGTCCCTGCGAGATGCGGCCGTCAGGTTCATGG AGATTGCCGGGCGGAGCATGAGGGGGCAGCACAAAGAGCTCCAGCTCATGTGCAAAG CCCTTGAACAGCTGACAGAGGACATCAGCCCTGCCGTCTCCAACCTGGCACTTCAAACATTGTACGCTCTCCGGTCACTAGAGACATCTCGATACTCCGTATTCCGGAGGCTGCAGGATCAACTCCGCAGGGCATGGAAGACACGGCCTCGGCTGTCGAGCCTTGGCCGGCTGCGTTTCTGGAGCTCTGCGAGAGCTGATCTGGGAGGCTCTGCCTGCTGGGGCCACCTGAGCTAG
- the LOC138113335 gene encoding maestro heat-like repeat-containing protein family member 7: MEQRPPTMPKLAWVEEDEEGPGAVPEQQLEEVEQFQLPQEDPAVDRTQEHNPARGRFRRTAQMVCKFIKSIREKETSVTGTGVIPYSEVFKHEASAALLDLLVEQGVSSPEQVPAMVRYIHRWLMANEPAEHRLDNTLLELTEAQPADVVMTLLRVAPSCDRAAATMWMAIMSSPRTAELAQLLLLDVLGNWPEHSMRTSDGDNTDVFALAATVVMWKILQMPCVPHVLILFFPRLFAYLLFQVYFSTLDTPEEVNTFWKGCQEEHGLATNPSRFAVRTLKALLCLLQCEHVVMAMERKCGWDTLLCADTHHYAMGLLAREMRRASLHLCKSILCCLLEMLSKEMPYWDFPALAFLVEVLECLDLSECSDSIMDVVTRHLKSERREMRRLALRVLLLLRDDPSMAERMWSLNKSLVVLLRDSDNDVVRMTIVLLSYFFLDKDAPIPSPIALQLAEALLPLFDHDDSQVQLLSMFVFRTLMSFVIEKEPLKTQVCQSLLPLFFHCHDENQHVAEASWETLLCAVQFLKRRDLENLVKKEKLWKFAECLLAEDRSRAADHLSLALPYLENPQESLRDAAVRFMEIAGRSMRGQHKELQLMCKALEQLTEDISPAVSNLALQTLYALRSLETSRYSVFRRLQDQLRRAWKTRPRLSSLGRLRFWSSARADLGGSACWGHLS; this comes from the exons ATGGAGCAGAGACCCCCAACCATGCCCAAGCTGGCCTGggtggaggaggatgaagaaggccctggagctgtcccagaaCAGCAGCTAGAAGAGGTGGAGCAGTTCCAGCTGCCACAGGAGG ACCCAGCCGTGGACCGGACACAAGAGCACAACCCCGCCCGTGGCCGCTTCCGCAGAACAGCGCAG ATGGTTTGCAAATTCATCAAGAGCATTCGGGAGAAAGAGACCAGTGTCACGGGCACTGGGGTCATACCATACTCAGAGGTCTTCAAACACGAGGCCAGTGCCGCCCTGCTGGATTTGCTTGTGGAGCAGGGTGTTTCCAGTCCAGAACAA GTGCCTGCCATGGTGAGGTACATCCACCGATGGCTCATGGCCAATGAGCCTGCTGAGCACAGGCTGGACAATACCCTGCTGGAGCTGACAGAGGCACAGCCAGCTGATGTAGTCATGACTCTCCTGCGTGTGGCCCCATCGTGTGACAG agctgctgcgaCCATGTGGATGGCAATCATGTCCTCGCCCAGGACTGCGGAGCTggcgcagctgctgctcctcgaTGTGCTGGGGAACTGGCCAGAGCACAGCATGCGCACCTCCGATGGCGACAACACAGATGTCTTTGCCCTGGCT GCAACTGTGGTGATGTGGAAGATCCTCCAGATGCCCTGTGTCCCACACGTACTGATATTATTTTTCCCCCGCCTCTTTGCGTATCTCCTCTTCCAAGTGTACTTCAGCACACTGGATACGCCAGAGGAGGTCAATACCTTCTGGAAGGGATGCCAGGAGGAACACGGCCTTGCCACCAACCCCAGCAG GTTTGCAGTGCGGACCCTGAAGGCCCTGCTCTgccttctccagtgtgagcacgTGGTGATGGCAATGGAGCGCAAGTGTGGCTGGGACACGCTGCTCTGTGCCGACACCCACCACTATGCCATGGGTCTGCTGGCCAG GGAGATGAGACGAGCATCGCTGCACTTGTGTAAAAGCATCTTATGCTGTCTCCTTGAGATGCTCAGCAAAGAGATGCCATACTGGGATTTCCCCGCCCTGGCGTTCCTTGTGGAG GTCCTGGAGTGCCTGGACCTGAGTGAATGCAGTGACAGCATAATGGATGTCGTAACAAGACACCTGAAGAGCGAGCGCAGGGAGATGCGTCGCCTGGCACTCAGGgtcctcctcctgctcagggATGATCCCTCAATG GCCGAAAGAATGTGGAGCCTGAATAAAAGCCTTGTGGTGCTCCTGCGGGATAGTGACAACGACGTGGTTAGGATGACCATCGTTCTCCTGAGTTATTTCTTCCTGGACAAGGATGCCCCGATACCGAGCCCCATCGCCCTGCAGCTGGCTGAGGCCCTCCTGCCACTCTTTGACCAC GATGACAGCCAGGTGCAGCTGCTCTCCATGTTTGTCTTCAGAACACTGATGTCTTTTGTCATAGAAAAAGAGCCCCTGAAAACACAAGTGTGCCAAAGCCTGCTCCCactcttcttccactgccaCGATGAGAACCAGCACGTGGCAGAG GCTTCTTGGGAAACGCTGCTTTGTGCGGTCCAGTTTCTGAAGAGGAGAGATCTCGAAAACCTGGTGAAGAAGGAGAAGCTGTGGAAGTTTGCTGAGTGCCTG ctggcagaggacaggagccGAGCGGCCGATCACCTGAGCCTGGCCCTGCCGTACCTGGAGAACCCGCAGGAGTCCCTGCGAGATGCGGCCGTCAGGTTCATGG AGATTGCCGGGCGGAGCATGAGGGGGCAGCACAAAGAGCTCCAGCTCATGTGCAAAG CCCTTGAACAGCTGACAGAGGACATCAGCCCTGCCGTCTCCAACCTGGCACTTCAAACATTGTACGCTCTCCGGTCACTAGAGACATCTCGATACTCCGTATTCCGGAGGCTGCAGGATCAACTCCGCAGGGCATGGAAGACACGGCCTCGGCTGTCGAGCCTTGGCCGGCTGCGTTTCTGGAGCTCTGCGAGAGCTGATCTGGGAGGCTCTGCCTGCTGGGGCCACCTGAGCTAG